From Candidatus Manganitrophaceae bacterium, one genomic window encodes:
- a CDS encoding CRTAC1 family protein, with translation PVEVQLSPAFGITSADWNGDGNQDLFIAQNFSASHPWTPRNDAGFGALLIGNGKGGFQAMSAEQSGIRIFGDMRGTASCDFNQDGRMDLAISQNGGETKLFQNLSEHGGIRIRLKGPLQNPHGFGASIRIREEGQLGSATETHAGSGYWSQDSPIPVLFPSDSPSKKVLQVRWPGGKVTRVEFTGLPKELEISFSENL, from the coding sequence ACCCGTGGAGGTCCAGTTGTCACCGGCTTTCGGCATCACCTCTGCTGATTGGAACGGCGATGGAAATCAGGACCTATTCATAGCTCAGAATTTTTCAGCATCCCATCCTTGGACTCCACGGAACGATGCGGGATTCGGAGCATTGCTGATCGGCAACGGCAAAGGGGGATTTCAAGCAATGAGCGCGGAGCAATCCGGGATCAGAATCTTCGGAGACATGCGTGGAACGGCATCCTGTGACTTCAATCAGGATGGCAGAATGGATCTGGCAATCTCTCAGAATGGAGGAGAAACAAAGTTGTTCCAAAACTTGAGCGAGCATGGCGGAATTCGAATCCGGTTGAAGGGCCCTCTTCAGAATCCGCATGGCTTCGGGGCATCGATCCGAATCCGGGAAGAGGGTCAGTTAGGGTCCGCAACGGAAACCCATGCCGGATCGGGTTACTGGTCACAGGACAGTCCGATTCCTGTTCTGTTTCCATCGGACAGCCCTTCAAAAAAAGTATTGCAGGTCCGTTGGCCGGGAGGAAAAGTAACCCGGGTTGAGTTTACAGGATTACCCAAAGAGTTGGAGATTTCTTTCTCAGAAAACCTATAA
- a CDS encoding esterase family protein gives MVNPRHFFLFFITLAILSTGLFVNGQSRVISPEVHEDRRVTFRLRAPQAESVSLRGIQGRQAMSKDEDGIWSLTLGPLEPEIYSYRYWVDEASVIDPVNRNVKKWFDLNSLVEVPGNPPLIHELQEVSHGILHHHTYASKSAERQRGVFIYTPPGYSDHPKQRYPVLFLLHGFGDDESAWNEVGRAHWITDNLIAVGEIKPMVIVMPYGHPVPVSSRSRYEDYSPRNNQLMEKDLFNDLIPLIEKHYRVSASKDKRAIVGLSMGGGHSLGIGLRNFDQFAWIGGFSSAPPQGTLEKQFSRLSSNVNEANDTIRLLWIGCGRDDFLFERNNQFIERLKTKKVKHVYHVSEGGHSWDVWRKYLTVFLQKIFITVDSSTP, from the coding sequence ATGGTTAATCCTCGTCACTTCTTTTTATTTTTCATCACTCTGGCAATTCTCTCCACAGGCCTATTTGTGAATGGGCAAAGCAGGGTAATATCCCCTGAAGTCCATGAAGACCGTCGGGTGACTTTCCGACTACGGGCTCCACAGGCTGAATCGGTGAGCCTGCGTGGAATCCAGGGGCGACAGGCCATGTCAAAAGATGAGGACGGAATCTGGAGTCTTACTTTGGGCCCTTTGGAGCCCGAGATTTATTCCTATAGATATTGGGTTGATGAAGCCTCAGTGATTGATCCGGTGAATCGGAATGTTAAAAAATGGTTCGATCTAAACAGCTTGGTCGAAGTGCCCGGCAATCCTCCATTAATTCATGAACTACAGGAGGTATCCCACGGAATTCTGCATCATCATACTTATGCATCAAAATCTGCAGAACGACAACGTGGTGTCTTTATCTACACACCTCCCGGATATTCTGATCATCCCAAACAACGCTATCCAGTTCTTTTTCTCCTGCATGGATTCGGTGACGATGAATCTGCCTGGAACGAGGTGGGCAGAGCCCATTGGATCACCGACAATCTGATCGCAGTCGGAGAAATAAAACCAATGGTCATCGTTATGCCATACGGTCATCCGGTTCCAGTTTCCTCGCGTAGCCGATATGAGGATTATTCGCCACGGAACAATCAGCTCATGGAAAAGGATCTATTCAATGATCTGATACCGTTGATCGAAAAACATTACCGGGTTTCGGCTTCAAAAGATAAACGTGCCATCGTCGGCTTGTCGATGGGCGGGGGACACTCACTTGGAATCGGACTGAGGAATTTTGATCAGTTTGCCTGGATCGGCGGTTTCAGCTCAGCCCCCCCTCAAGGCACCTTGGAAAAACAATTCAGTCGCCTCAGCTCAAATGTCAACGAGGCCAACGATACGATCCGGCTATTATGGATTGGATGTGGCCGCGATGATTTCCTATTCGAACGTAACAATCAATTTATCGAACGCTTGAAAACAAAAAAGGTAAAGCATGTTTACCATGTTTCAGAAGGAGGTCACAGTTGGGATGTCTGGAGAAAATATCTCACTGTTTTCCTTCAGAAAATTTTTATTACTGTGGACAGCTCGACCCCATGA